One Skermanella sp. TT6 genomic window, GCTCCGGCAGGGAGGGAATGTCCTCCCGGTGGATCTCCACCAGGGCGAGCATGCCGGGCTTCTCCTCCGACACCGTCGCGTGGACGGCCTTCACCAGGGAGCTCTTGCCCATGCCCCGCGCGCCCCACAGCAGCGCGTTGTTGGCCGGCAGCCCATCGGCGAAACGGCGGGTGTTCTCCAGCAGGGTGTCGCGCTGGCGCATGACCCCTTGCAGGAGCGGCAGCTCCACCCGGTTGACCTGGGGCACCGGGACGAGGCGCCGGCCCTCGGCATGCCAGGTGAAGGCGTCGGCCCCGGACAGGTCCGGCGACGGGGCCGGCGGCGGGGCGAGGCGTTCGAGCGCGCCGGCGATTCGGGCGAGCAGGACGGGCAGGGATGTATCGTCTTTGTCTGAAGCTGTTTGCACTGACCGGGAACCTGACTACATATGCGGTAGGAATGTGGAGCCCGGTCGACCCGACCGGGCCGCATGGGCGGCAAACCCTAGCATAGCTCGGGCGCAGCACAAGACGGGTCGGCCATCCCGGAAGGACTTCCGGACGGCGCGTCAGTCTTGGCCGGTTTCGATTGCAACCCGGGCGCGGGCCGTTATAGTCCCGCGGTCCGCCAAGAATATAACGAGAGGAGCACCGGATGTTCGTATCAACGGCCTATGCACAGGCCGCGGATGGGGCGGGAGCGGCTGGCCTGATGTCGTTTCTGCCGCTGATCCTGATCTTCGTCGTCTTCTATTTCCTGCTGATTCGTCCGCAGCAAAAGAAGCTGAAGGAGCATAAGTCCATGCTCGAGGCTTTGCGCCGAGGCGACCGGGTCGTCACCGGCGGCGGCATCGTCGGCACCATCACGAAGGTCGGCACGGACGATGAGCTGGTGGTCGAGATCGCCGAGGGCGTCCGCGTTCGCGTGCTTCGCTCCACGATCAACATGGTGCTGGCGAAGACCGAGCCCGCCAAGGGCGGCCGGACAGCCGCGGGCACGACGGCCGACGGCAAGGATGCCGAGGCGGTCGAGACGACAGTCGAGCCGGTGCAGGACAACGCCACCGGACCGGCCCGCGGCATCGGCAAGATGTTCGGCCGCAAGTAACAAGACGAAGAGGCAGGTATCTGCAAGCCATGGTTCATTTCGCCAAGTGGAAGATCGTCCTGGTCATCCTTGTCTGTGTTCTGGGGGTGATCTACGCAGCTCCGAACCTGCTCGCACGATCGACCGTGGAGGAAATGGGCCAGGGCCTGCCGAGTTGGCTGCCCACCCGGACCATCAACCTGGGCCTCGACCTCCAGGGCGGCTCGCACCTGCTGCTCGAAGTGCAGGTGGACACCGTCATCACGGAACGCCTGAACGGCCTGGTGGACAGTGCCCGCACCGCCTTGCGGGAAGCCCGCATCGGCTACACCGACCTGGGCGTCCAGGACGGCGCCGTGACCTTCGCCGTGCGCGACCCGGCGGATCGGGATCGGGCCTACCAACTGGCCCGGGGGCTCGACAGCGACCTCGCGGTGGAGAGCGGCGAAGGCGGCAGGATAAACGCGCGCCTGACCGAGGCCGCGGTCGAGGCGCGCAAGCGGTCGGCGGTCGATCAGTCGATCGAGATCATCCGCCGCCGCATCGACGAGACCGGCACGCGCGAGCCGACCATCCAGCGCCAGGGGGATGACCGCATCCTGGTGCAGTTGCCCGGCCTGCAGGATCCCGAGCGGGTCAAGCGCCTGATCGGCCAGACCGCAAAGCTGAATTTCCGTTTCGTCGACCAATCGGTCAGCGCGGCCGACGCGGCGGCGCGGCGGCTTCCCGCGGGGACCGAGCTATTGCCGTCGGCGGAGGTGCCGGGACAGACCTACGTCGTCAATCGCCGGGTCATCGTCGGCGGCGACACGCTGGTGGACGCCCAGCCGTCCTTCCAGAACAACGAGCCGGTGGTCAGCTTCAGGTTCGATTCGATCGGCGGCCGCCGGTTCGGCGACGCGACCCGCGAAAATGTCGGCCGCC contains:
- the yajC gene encoding preprotein translocase subunit YajC; amino-acid sequence: MFVSTAYAQAADGAGAAGLMSFLPLILIFVVFYFLLIRPQQKKLKEHKSMLEALRRGDRVVTGGGIVGTITKVGTDDELVVEIAEGVRVRVLRSTINMVLAKTEPAKGGRTAAGTTADGKDAEAVETTVEPVQDNATGPARGIGKMFGRK
- the secD gene encoding protein translocase subunit SecD, translated to MVHFAKWKIVLVILVCVLGVIYAAPNLLARSTVEEMGQGLPSWLPTRTINLGLDLQGGSHLLLEVQVDTVITERLNGLVDSARTALREARIGYTDLGVQDGAVTFAVRDPADRDRAYQLARGLDSDLAVESGEGGRINARLTEAAVEARKRSAVDQSIEIIRRRIDETGTREPTIQRQGDDRILVQLPGLQDPERVKRLIGQTAKLNFRFVDQSVSAADAAARRLPAGTELLPSAEVPGQTYVVNRRVIVGGDTLVDAQPSFQNNEPVVSFRFDSIGGRRFGDATRENVGRPFAIVLDEKVISAPVIREPILGGSGVISGNFTVQAAQDLALLLRAGALPAPLTILEERTVGPGLGADSIEAGKIASMLGLVLVLVFMGASYGLFGLMANVALVFNIALIFAALSVLQATLTLPGIAGIVLTIGMAVDANVLIFERIREEMQNGRSPVAAIDAGYSRALTTIIDSNLTTLIAALLLFSLGSGPVKGFAVTLAIGILTSMFTAIMVTRLMVITWLRRTRPRAIPI